GCGATCAGGTGTTCTATCCAAATTTCAGGGCGATGAATGAGTTTTGGCTTTTCGGCTTGTAACTCGCTCCAGGCCGTGGCCATGCCATGTAGTTGCAATGCGGTGAGAGTGGCGTGAATGTCAGTGGGCATGGGTTTCTCCGAGCAGGTGGTCATAGCGCTGGCAATCTGCTAGGGGTTCTAGCGTTAAAACAATACCATCGGGCCATTCAAGCGAAGTGGGCGGACCCGGGTCGGTCAGTCTGCGCATTTCGTTCATAATGATGGGGGCCGTCACTGTACCGGCTTCTAAAGCACATTCACACGCCACGGTTAAAGCCTCCAGGCCGACTTTCTCAGCCAACAGGAGCAGTTCGACAAAGGCACGATCCCCTTTAGGGCGCTTCAGAAGGTATTTCCGTACCGCTTGAATGGGAAGCGGTAAATCCCACTCAACAAAAGGCACACCATTGCGTAAGGCACCGGGTTTCCTCTCTAGCACAGGCAGATAATGCCAAGGATCGCAGATGAGTTGGTCACGCCCAAAGACTCGCTGGTGAGTCGCAACGACCTGAGCCTGGGCCACCACCTGGATTTGGTTGGCGCTTATATGTACAGACACGGCTTGTCTGGCAAAGCGAACCGGAACGCTATAACGATTTCTTATATGGTCACTCCCCATTTTGCAAGGAGATAATTCAGTGAAGGTTTAGAAAGGGTTGCAGTCTTAATATCCGGCCTTGAGAAGCAGGCTAAAGCCTGCGGGCCCTGATGGAATACGCCAAGAGCTTCCTCATCTATCCATCGCGCTGTGAGCGCTAAAAGTTATTCAGGCTTAAGCTCTTGAGGTTTAACCTGTCTTGCCATCACTTCATGTCTACCTAAGCAACCTACAAGTAAGTTTTGATCCTATTCAAAGAGAGTCAATCAATCTATGCAGGCTTAATGCTCACATAGCCCCGCTTATAAACCCGATCATGAGCAAGTAGCGCCCATGCCGTGCGCGCCATCTTGTTGGCCAGCGCCACCGCAGTCACATTAGTTGGACGGCGTTGACGAAGGGCTTCAATCCATGGACCTTTCTCCCGCGCCTTGAATAAGACCGCTCTAGCCCCATGAATCAACAACGTGCGTAGATAACAATCTCCCCGCTTGCTGATACCCAATAACCAAACTTTCCCGCCGGTACCCTTTTGCCGCGGCACCAGACCAAGAAACGATGCGAACTCTCGTCCAGACATAAAAGTTTTTGGATTGCCCATCGTCGCAACTAAGGCGGTTGCTGTCAGTCTACCAATACCTGGGATTTGAGTTAACACTTGGCACGCCACTTCTTGTTTTTGCCACTGACCTATGCGCTGCTCTAAAGCTTCGATTTCATCGTTGATCCCATCAATACGCTTGAGCTGATCTTGAATCGGTGTCAGCAGCATACCTGGGGTGATTTGCTCCAACTCGGCCATGCGTTCCCGAATTTCCGCCAAGCCTGCTTGACGACCTGTTTTGAAGGTCGCGCCAAATTCATAGAGTAAACCTCGCACCTGATTGACTTGCATCGTGCGAAACTTTACTAGGAGCTGTCGCATCCGGTGCAGTCCTAGCATCGCCTGCTGCTCCTCTGTTTTCGCCGCTACGGTTCGTATCCCAGGCTGCTGCACGGCTGTCCAAATGGCTCGCGCATCGGACGCATCTGTTTTGTTATTCTGGACAAAGGGGCGGATAAATTTTGCATGTAGCAATACCACTTCATGACCTAGACTCGTCAACTTACGGGCCCACCAATGACTACTTCCACAGGCTTCTAGCGCTATGCGACCTGCCGGCCGCTGGGCTAAAAATTCGATCAATTCGTCTCGGCCAAACCGTCGGTTTATTATTTCTCCCGTTTCCACTTCAACCCAGTACAACTGAAACACACGCTTGGCTATATCTAAGCCATAAATTGGTATAGCATTCATTTGGGGACCTCCTGTCTTACAGTGGTAGAAATACTTTTCCACTTTGGCACATAGATGCCGTCCGGATCTGGAGGCTCCCCTCTAAACTGGGTAAACGATGGCGGGATTAGAGTCTTTTTTAAAAACAGAAAATACTGCAAATTAGATAGAAGGCGGTGAAGCTTGTGGGCGAAGGACGACGCGGTGGGCAACCTGTTAGCGTTGTCCACCGCGCCGGCCGGTGCGCGGTGCGCATCGTTCACAAATCCACCACCTTGCATACGCATCATCTTTCCTTAGTGGGTTAGTGTATCCAGTCATTTCTACGAAGTGAGGGGAGCGACCATTCCATCTATCCACGTGCACCAAGCTGGTGTTTGAGACGCGCATCATCTGTTCAACGTAACCCTCAAACGGGGCGATGATTGGACGTAACAAGCGTTGTTCTTCTTGGAAACATTCGTTAATAGTGCGTCCACTATGGCAGGTGATGTTGACCACTTTTCACGGACACCCTTAAACTATCAAAAAGGAGTCTGTAATGCGTAAAAGCAAAGCGCCATATCCATCGGCCTTTCGTCAACAAATCGTAGAGCTTGTGCAAGCAGGTAAGAGCGCTAAAGAGCTATCTAAAGAGTTCGGATGCTGCACTAAAACAATCTTGAGTTGGGTCGCCCAAGCCTCAATAGCTCAAGCCCCTAAATCATCGATCAAGGTGGGCCTAACTACGGCAGAGGGAGAAGAGCTCAGTCGCTTACGGCGTCAAGTACGACAGCTTCAAATGGAGCGCGATATCTTGGCAAAGGCTACGGCCTGGTTTGCCGCAAAAGGCGAGAAGATATCTACCCCCTCTTCGAGCTCATGATGGCGAATCAGGCCGAATTCCCCGTGCAGGTGCTGTGCCGAGTGTTAAAAGTTTCGCGTAGTGCGTATTACGCTTGGAGTCAGCGTAAACCGAGTGCTCGTCAACAAGAAAATACGCAGCTGATAGAAGAGATTCGCATCATTCATGCTGAGTCAGATGCGACGTATGGAATGCCCCGTATTCGAGCTGAGCTGATGGAGCAAGGCTGGGCCGTTAGCCGTCGCCGAGTAGCAAGGCTGATGCGCCTTCAGGGCCTACGTGGCGTGTGCCGTCGTCGCTATCAAGTGACCACTCGGCGTGACTTACGGCAGCCGCCCGCACCTGATCTGGTGAAGCGTCAATTTGTTGCTGATGAGCCGAATCAGCTATGGGTGGCGGATGCTACGTTTGTGCCGACTGGAGCTGGCTTTATCTATCTGGCCATTGTCTTGGATGTGTGGAGTCGACGTGTCGTGGGCTGGGCCATTGGCGAGTCTCTCGTTACAGAGCTGATGCTCGACGCTTTGAATATGGCACTTGAACAACGTCAGCCTGAGAATGTGATTCATCATAGCGACCAGGGCTGTCAATACACCAGTTTTGCCTTTAGCAATCGCTGCAAGGCAGCGGGCGTGAAACTGTCTATGGGCAGCGTTGGTGATGCCTACGACAATGCGATGGCAGAGAGCTTCTTTGCCAGTCTTGAGTGCGAATTGCTGGATCGGCGTAGCTTTAAAAGTAAGTCTGACGCTCGCTTAGCTGTATTTACGTGGATTGAGGCTTGGTATAACCCTAAACGTAGGCATTCCTCTCTTGATTACGTTTCACCGATTCATTTTGAAAGGAAACATTTGCAAAAAAACGACATTCAGCCTGATGACTCTCTATACGAGTCAGGGGGTCTGATACTGGGCACAATGGATTCTGTTTTACCTAGTATTCATGCCGACTTACAAAACAATTTCATCTCTGTTTCCAATTGATTTATGGAAACCCTTTACTGTCCGTGAGAAGGGGGCAACATCAAGGGGGGTTTGCGTTGAGCGAGTTCTCGGCAGCGTATAGCCAGCCAGTCATTGAGTTCGACCAGATTAGAAAAGCGCGCAAGCGGCGTGAATAACCATTCCCGTACATTGCCCACCTGATTCTCAATTTGCCCTTTCTCCCAGCCTGTGGCTGGTGTACAGGCGACTGGCTCGAATCAGTAATGATTGGCTAGAGTCAGAAAACGCCGATTAAATTGACGCTCCTTACCGACTAAAATGGTATCCACCACCGTCTTGAGATTATCGTAGATGATTCGGTTGGGCACGCCACCCAGAAAAGCAAAAGCCTGTCTATGTGCATCGAATACCCTCTCTTGGGTTTCGCGCAGATAGGCTATAACAAAGAGCTGACGGCTATAC
The Mycoavidus cysteinexigens genome window above contains:
- a CDS encoding Mu transposase domain-containing protein; this translates as MGSDHIRNRYSVPVRFARQAVSVHISANQIQVVAQAQVVATHQRVFGRDQLICDPWHYLPVLERKPGALRNGVPFVEWDLPLPIQAVRKYLLKRPKGDRAFVELLLLAEKVGLEALTVACECALEAGTVTAPIIMNEMRRLTDPGPPTSLEWPDGIVLTLEPLADCQRYDHLLGETHAH
- a CDS encoding IS110 family transposase, translating into MNAIPIYGLDIAKRVFQLYWVEVETGEIINRRFGRDELIEFLAQRPAGRIALEACGSSHWWARKLTSLGHEVVLLHAKFIRPFVQNNKTDASDARAIWTAVQQPGIRTVAAKTEEQQAMLGLHRMRQLLVKFRTMQVNQVRGLLYEFGATFKTGRQAGLAEIRERMAELEQITPGMLLTPIQDQLKRIDGINDEIEALEQRIGQWQKQEVACQVLTQIPGIGRLTATALVATMGNPKTFMSGREFASFLGLVPRQKGTGGKVWLLGISKRGDCYLRTLLIHGARAVLFKAREKGPWIEALRQRRPTNVTAVALANKMARTAWALLAHDRVYKRGYVSIKPA